A region of the Chitinivibrionales bacterium genome:
GCGCGCTTGATCTCCTTTGTAAAGGAAGTCTGCTCATCTCCGACGACGTGGTCCACATCGTGCGGCGGGGCGGCACCCTTATCGGCGAATGCAACGAGCTTCTGGGCCACCACATGGAGATCCGCGGCATAGGAATCGTGAACATCAGGGAGCTGTGCGGACTGCGGTCGGTGCGCCAGAGCGGCCGCATCGACGCCCAGGTCGAGCTGGTGGAATGGAACCAAAACGAATATTTCGACCGGACCGGCCTTGACGAAAAAACCGTCACCATTTTGGGCGTGCCGGTCCCGCTATATCGGATCCCGGTATCGCCGGGAAAGAACATGTCGGCGATTTCGGAGGTGCTGGCGCTTCATATCTTGTCGCGTCGGCATGGAAAAAGTACTATAAAAGAGTTTGACAAAAAATTAATTTCTCATATGAGGAAAAAGGCTTCCGGCGTCGGCCGGGCTTGATTCTTATCGGATGTAAAGGGCGTTTCGAAAGGATGTCGGCGTGAAAAAAGGTAACATGGAATTCATTGTCGGCGGGTTCATCCTGATCGCGCTGTTCATCCTGATCGCCGGCGTTTTGTGGCTTAAAAGCAGCACCATTGCGCGTTCAATGGTAGAATACACGGTGATGTTCCCCGACGTGGGAATGCTTTCCGAAGGAGACCCGGTCAAGGTAAACGGTGTGTCAAAGGGCGTTACCAAGACCATAAAACTTCGCGGTTCTAAAGTGGAGGTCGTAATCAAACTTGACCGCGACATCGCGCTCACCGATTCGGCCACCATCACCATCCAGAACATCGGGCTCATGGGCGAGCGCATGATTTCGATCCGGCTGTCCGACCGGGGCGCGCCGATCAAGCCCAGCGGCAAGGGTCGTACCACCGTGCTCAGCGGTACCTTTGACAGCGGCATCGCCGAGGCAATGGGGATGCTGGGCACCGTGCTCACCGACGTGCGCAGGCTTGTCGCGAACGTCGCGTCGATCGTGGACAGCACCGTTGGCGATACCGCCTTTTTCCATGCCTTTGACCGCATCGTGGGAAGGCTCGACACCGTGACGCGGCTCGCACAATCGCTGGTAAAAGACAACAAGGGCAAAATAGACAAAAGTCTCAACAATGTGAAGGCTGTCACCGCCGATATCAAGGAACTGCTCGATTCGAACAAGGTACAGCTCAATACCATCGTTTCCAACGGCACACAGCTCACCCAGCGTGCGCTCGCCATAGCGGGCACCGTGGACACCATCACCGTTTCGCTGCAGACCATGGTGAAGCGCATCGAAAAAGGCGAGGGCTCGGTGGGCATGCTGCTTGCCGACGAACAGTTTTACAAAGACCTTAAAAAGTCGGTGGGCGACCTTGATTCGCTTCTTAACGAGGTGCAGCAGGACGGGCTCAAGCTCAGGCTCAAGCTCGGGTTTAAGAAGGAGAATAAAAAAAAGGCTCCATGATCCAGCGCGAAGTGACCATCACAAACCCTCTTGGAATCCATGCACGCCCGGCCTCGCTCATTGTCCAGACCTCCGCAGCCTACGATGCCGACGTCTGGCTGGTGAAAGACGGAACCACGGCGAATGCTAAAAGTATTTTGAGCGTCATGATGCTTGCGGCGGCCTGCAACAAGAAAATCACGGTCCGCGCAAACGGTAGAGACGAGGAAAAGGCGGTCGAGGCAATAACAAAATTGTTTGAAGCGAACTTCAACGAGTAACTTCCAAGTTTTATCTTGGGGACCTTCCTGATTCCAGCATGCGATGCCTGCCAGGCGATTTATAAGAGGCAATAATGTATATTCCTACAGCTAAAGGATAATGCCTTACCATATCCTGAAATAGCATGGTAGAGCATCGAGGAAGGTAAATCCATGAAGGATATAAACATAGGCCTTGTGGGCGCCGGAACCATTGGCGGCGGGGTGGTAAAGACCTTGTCGCAAAAGGCGTCCTTTTTCCATGACAGCCTTAAACTGTCGTTGAACCTCAAGCGTATTGCAGACAAGGCTGCGAACCGCTTTGCCGAGCTTCCGGTGGGCACTGCGGTGTGCACCGGCGATGCAAACGATATTATCAATGACAAAGATATCCAAATAGTTATTGAACTTGTGGGCGGCACCACCTTTGCCAAAGACCTGATCATGGCCGCGCTTTCAAAAGGCAAGCATGTGGTAACCGCAAATAAGGCACTTGTCGCAGAGCATGGCCCGGAAATTTTCGAGCTTGCAGAGAAAAACGGAGTATCGGTGAGCTTCGAGGCGTCGGTGGGCGGGGGTATGCCGGTGATAAAAACCATTCGCGAGGCCTTGCTTGCCAATGAGATCACCACCGTGAAGACCATCATCAATGGCACCTGCAATTACATTCTTACCCAGATGTCCGACAAGGGGCTTTTGTTCGATACCGCGCTCAAGAAGGCGCAGAAGAGCGGGTTTGCCGAGGCTGACCCGACCCTCGACATCGGCGGCGTCGACAGCGGCCATAAGCTGGCCATCATGGCGTCGCTCATTCACGGGGGGTACGTGCCCATGAGCAAGGTGTATATCCAGGGAATCACCGATATTTCAAAGGAAGACATCGCGTTTGCCAAGGACCTCGGCTACTGCATCAAACTGCTCGGCATTATCAGAAAAACCCCGGGCGACACCCAGATAGATGTCCGTGTCCACCCGGCCATGCTGCATAAAAACCACATCCTCGCATCGGTGGGCGATGTATTCAATGCCGTGCTCTTAGAAGGCAATGCGGTTGGCCCTATTTTACTTTACGGCAGGGGAGCCGGCGAGCTTCCCACCGCCTCTGCAGTGGTGAGCGATATTATTGACGTTGCCAGGAACATATCAGCAGGCGCACCCCGGCGCATTCCCATGAGTTATTACCGGCATAATAACGAGCTTGCGGTCAAGCCCATTGACGATGTGGTGTCGCGCTATTACCTGTGCTTCTGGGTCACCGACAAGCCAAAGGTGCTCGCCTCCATCGCCACGGTACTGGGAAAATTCTCCATCTCGATCGCCTCGGTGCTCCAGAAGGAATCCACTGAGGAAAGCTGCGTGCCGGTGGTCATGCTCACCCACAAGGCGGCGGAGAAAAATGTCCGGGACGCGCTTGCCGAAATAGAAACCATGGAATTTATTAAAAAGAAGACCCATGTGATAAGGATTACCGGGCAGACGTATTAAAAAGAGCGGTCAGCGGTCAGAAATCAGCGATCAGCAAGACAAGAAAAAGGTCTGAATCATGAAGAAACCATATTTGCGTGCGTTCGGAGAAGGTGAAAAAACCTATCCGATCAGCGAGATCCGTTACCGGAGCGACGACGGGCGCACGCTCGAGGTTGACAATTGCATCGCGTCCATGGATGCGAAATCGGTGGCCGCGCTGCGCGCTTCATTTGACAAACGGCTCATGTCGTGGGAACCGCTCGACCGGAGCGGAGTGTGGCGCTACCGGGAATTCCTGCCCGCGTTCAAGCCGTTTTCCGGCATCGTGAGCATGTGCGAGGGGAACACCACGGTCTTCGACATACCGAAATGCGCGGCGTACTGCGGCATGGATTCGCTCCGCGCAAAGCACCAGGGGCTCAATCCGTCGGGGTCGTTCAAGGACAACGGCATGACCACCGCGGTCAGCATGGCCAAAAAGCTCGGCGCGCGCATGGTGGCGTGCGCCTCCACGGGCAACACCTCGGCATCGATGGCAGCCTATGCGGCGCGCGCGGGAATGAAAAGCATTGTGTTCATTCCCGACGGCCAGATCGCGTACGGCAAATTGTCACAGTCACTCGACTACGGCGCCTTGACCATCCAGATCGCGGGCGATTTCGACAAGGCCATGGAAATCGTGGAGGACCTCTGCAACCGCGGGTCGGTTTACCTGCTCAACTCGATCAACCCGTTCCGCATCGAGGGCCAGAAAACCATCATGATCGAAATGCTGCACCAGCTCGGGTGGAAAACGCCCGACTGGGTGATCGTGCCCGGCGGGAACCTGGGAAATTCAAGCTCGTTCGGCAAGGCCTTTGACGAAATGATAAAGGCGAAATTCATTAAAAAGTCGCCGCGGATCGCGATTATACAGGCACAGGGTGCAAACCCGCTGTACAACAGTTTTGTTTCGGGCGACAGGACCCTGCGGCCGGTTCACGCCAACACCCGCGCCACCGCGATCAAAATCGGTAACCCGGTGAGTTTTGACAAGGCCCTCTTCGCGGTTGATTCAACCCGCGGGCTCGTGGAGCAGGTTTCCGAAGAGGAAATCGCCATTGCCAAGTCCATGGTGGGCCGGGACGGCATCGGCTCCGAGCCCGCGTCCGCGACAACTGTGGCAGGGTGTAAAAAGCTTGTCGAAAAGGGAATTGTCAAGCCGTCCGATGCGGTGGTGTGCATCCTGACCGGCCACCTGCTCAAGGACCCGGACTACACCGTTGAGTTCCACAGGGACGAATTGTTCCTCGACGCAGAGCGGAAGACCTCCTTGACCGGTACACAGCGCATCAACACCGGCGGGTTCAGCAACAAACCGGTCAAGATGCCGGCGGACGCGAACGTAATCATGAGTTTTATCAAAGAGTGGGCGACAAAATCATAACGACGAGTTGATGGGTTAATGAGGAAGAAACCGTACAATTCCCCGACCCGTCGACTCGTTAACTCGTCAACGGGCACACTATGAAATACGCAATCCTCGTCGGCGACGGCATGGCCGACTTCCCGCTGCCCCAGCTTGACAACCGCACACCGCTCGAATACGCCAAGACGCCCAGCATGGACGCGGTGGCGAAAGCGGGGAGGGTGGGCCTGGTGAAGACCGTGCCCGACGGCGTTCCGCCCGGCAGCGACGTTGCTAACATGTCGCTTATGGGGTACGATCCGGCCAAATATTATTCGGGACGCGCGCCCATTGAGGCCGCGAGCATGGGAATAAAACTCGGGAAAACCGATGTGGCGTTCCGCTGCAACCTCGTTACGCTCAAGTGCGGGCTCATGGAAGACTATTCGTCGGGCCACATCGAGACAGCGGACGCGCATGAGATAATCGCCGGTCTGCAGAAGGAACTCGGCACCGCAACCGTGAAATTCTTTCCCGGCGTGAGTTACCGCCACATCACCGTGATTTCGGATTTC
Encoded here:
- a CDS encoding MlaD family protein yields the protein MKKGNMEFIVGGFILIALFILIAGVLWLKSSTIARSMVEYTVMFPDVGMLSEGDPVKVNGVSKGVTKTIKLRGSKVEVVIKLDRDIALTDSATITIQNIGLMGERMISIRLSDRGAPIKPSGKGRTTVLSGTFDSGIAEAMGMLGTVLTDVRRLVANVASIVDSTVGDTAFFHAFDRIVGRLDTVTRLAQSLVKDNKGKIDKSLNNVKAVTADIKELLDSNKVQLNTIVSNGTQLTQRALAIAGTVDTITVSLQTMVKRIEKGEGSVGMLLADEQFYKDLKKSVGDLDSLLNEVQQDGLKLRLKLGFKKENKKKAP
- a CDS encoding HPr family phosphocarrier protein translates to MIQREVTITNPLGIHARPASLIVQTSAAYDADVWLVKDGTTANAKSILSVMMLAAACNKKITVRANGRDEEKAVEAITKLFEANFNE
- a CDS encoding homoserine dehydrogenase, whose translation is MKDINIGLVGAGTIGGGVVKTLSQKASFFHDSLKLSLNLKRIADKAANRFAELPVGTAVCTGDANDIINDKDIQIVIELVGGTTFAKDLIMAALSKGKHVVTANKALVAEHGPEIFELAEKNGVSVSFEASVGGGMPVIKTIREALLANEITTVKTIINGTCNYILTQMSDKGLLFDTALKKAQKSGFAEADPTLDIGGVDSGHKLAIMASLIHGGYVPMSKVYIQGITDISKEDIAFAKDLGYCIKLLGIIRKTPGDTQIDVRVHPAMLHKNHILASVGDVFNAVLLEGNAVGPILLYGRGAGELPTASAVVSDIIDVARNISAGAPRRIPMSYYRHNNELAVKPIDDVVSRYYLCFWVTDKPKVLASIATVLGKFSISIASVLQKESTEESCVPVVMLTHKAAEKNVRDALAEIETMEFIKKKTHVIRITGQTY
- the thrC gene encoding threonine synthase, which translates into the protein MKKPYLRAFGEGEKTYPISEIRYRSDDGRTLEVDNCIASMDAKSVAALRASFDKRLMSWEPLDRSGVWRYREFLPAFKPFSGIVSMCEGNTTVFDIPKCAAYCGMDSLRAKHQGLNPSGSFKDNGMTTAVSMAKKLGARMVACASTGNTSASMAAYAARAGMKSIVFIPDGQIAYGKLSQSLDYGALTIQIAGDFDKAMEIVEDLCNRGSVYLLNSINPFRIEGQKTIMIEMLHQLGWKTPDWVIVPGGNLGNSSSFGKAFDEMIKAKFIKKSPRIAIIQAQGANPLYNSFVSGDRTLRPVHANTRATAIKIGNPVSFDKALFAVDSTRGLVEQVSEEEIAIAKSMVGRDGIGSEPASATTVAGCKKLVEKGIVKPSDAVVCILTGHLLKDPDYTVEFHRDELFLDAERKTSLTGTQRINTGGFSNKPVKMPADANVIMSFIKEWATKS